A single window of Symphalangus syndactylus isolate Jambi chromosome 4, NHGRI_mSymSyn1-v2.1_pri, whole genome shotgun sequence DNA harbors:
- the LOC134736436 gene encoding LOW QUALITY PROTEIN: uncharacterized protein (The sequence of the model RefSeq protein was modified relative to this genomic sequence to represent the inferred CDS: substituted 1 base at 1 genomic stop codon), translating into MGSFVFQMGNTQASTGSPLKCILSHWDQFDPQTLKKRQLTFFCTTAWPRYSLSDGEKWPPEGSTNYNTILQLDLFCKREGKWSEISYVQAFFSLRENTQLCKAYNLHPTGGSLSLPPYPSLPIAPLPINDNPSLISPAQKEISKEISKGXQKPPGYRLCPLQAVGGGEFGATRVPVPFSLSDLKQIKADLGKFSDDPDRYIDVLQGLGQTFRLAWRDVMLLLDQTLAFNEKNAASAAAREFGDTWYLSQVNDRMTAEERDKFPTSQQATPSTDPHWDLDSDHGDWSHKHLLTCVLEGLRRIRKKPMNYSMMSTITQGKEENPSAFLKRLQEALRKYTPLSLESLESQLILKDKFITQSAAEIRRKLQKQALGPEQNLETLLNLATSVFYNRDQEEQAQKEKRELSFEKQAAPSSISTMLRKSLEDALPQRMKVPWGQEIDFLLDTGADFSMLLSCPGRLSSRSVTIRGIREQPVTRIEAIKLQMVLQMEPQMSSTNNFYRGPLDRPADTSPGLENSPLKDTTTTGPLLHPYPAGSS; encoded by the exons atgggcagttttgtctttcagatgggaaacactcaggcatcaacaggctcacccttgaaatgcatcctaagccattgggaccaatttgacccacaaaccctgaaaaagaggcaGCTCACTTTTTTCTGCACTACAGCTTGGCCCCGATActctctctctgatggggaaaaatggccacctgagggaagtacaaattacaatactatcctgcagcttgatcttttctgtaagagggaaggcaaatggagtgaaatatcttatgtccaagctttcttttcattgagggagaatacacaactatgcaaagcttacaatttacatcccacaggaggatccctcagcttacccccatatcctagcctccctatagctccccttcctattaatgataatccttctctaatctcccctgcccagaaggaaataagcaaagaaatctccaaaggatGACAAAAACCCCCGGGCTATcggttatgtccccttcaagctgtaggaGGAGGGGAATTTGGCGCAACCCGGGTAcctgtccccttctccctctctgatttaaaacagatcaaggcagacctggggaagttttcagatgatcctgataggtacatagatgtcctacagggtctagggcaaacctttCGCCTcgcttggagagatgtcatgctactgttagatcaaaccctggcctttaatgaaaagaatgcggCTTCAGCTGCAGCCCGAGAGTTTGGAGATACttggtatcttagtcaagtaaatgacagaatgacagctgaagaaagggacaaattccccACCAGTCAGCAAGCCACCCCCAGTAcggatccccactgggaccttgactcagatcatggggactggagtcataaacatctgttgacctgtgttctagaaggactaaggagaattagaaaaaagcccatgaattattcaatgatgtccaccataactcagggaaaggaagaaaatccttctgccttcctcaagCGGCTACAAGAGgctttaagaaaatatactcccctgtcacTCGAATCACTCGAGAGTCAACTtattctaaaagataagtttattacccaatcagctgcagaaatcaggagaaagctccaaaagcaagccctgggccctgaacaaaatctagagacattattaaacctggcaacctcagtgttctataatagggaccaagaggaacaggcccaaaaggaaaagcgaga attgtcctttGAGAAACAAGCTGCCCCCTCGTCCATCTCCACTATGCTGAGGAAATCACTGGAAGATGCACTGCCCCAGAGGATGAAGGTTCCCTGG ggccaggaaattgacttcctcctggacactggcgcGGACTTCTCAATGTTACTCTCCTGTCCTGGACGACTGTCCTCAAGGTCTGTTACCATCCGAGGAATCCGGGaacagcctgtaaccag aatcgaggccatcaagctacagatggtcttacaaatggaaccccaaatgagttcaactaacaacttctaccgaGGACCCCTGGACCGACCTGCTGACACTTCCCCTGGCCTAGAGAATTCCCCTCTGAAGGACACTACAACTACAGGGCCCCTTCTTcacccctatccagcaggaagtagctag